ATATATCAATCAAGATGATGGATTGATTGTGTTCCGCTGCGGCAAACACGGTGAGTTTGGCTATATGATGCTGGGAAAACAAACAGCGCTTGTTGAACTATGGTCGAAGCTTACAGATATAGGTGAGAAGTTTCTTCTTAAGACAGGCGGCCTTGAATACCAAAACATTGTTCGCGTTGAGAATCCTTGTTGGGATGAAAATATCCATGCTCTCTATAGCCGTAACCCTGTAGAGCTTCAGATGCAATGGGCTATTCAATACGACAAAGAGGATTTTATTGGCAAATCATCCGTTATTGATCTTTCTCAAGCTGGAGCACAACGTAAACTTATCGGTATGCGTCCGCTTGCCGAAAATACGGATATTGCCTCAGGCGATAAAGTGATGGTAGGTGAGAAAGAAGTCGGCGTCATTGTCAAAGCCATTTATTCCCCAGCCCTTCAATCCTTTATTGCTCTGGCATTGATTGATGAGGATTATGCCTGGTCGGATATCCAGGGATTTGATATTCGCACTTCACTCGCTGTGATTTCTGCTAAAACTCACAATGTGCCGTTTCTTTACAACTTAAGTATGTTGATTAACCCGATAGAGCACAATTATGTCG
The nucleotide sequence above comes from Kosakonia sp. H02. Encoded proteins:
- a CDS encoding aminomethyltransferase family protein; amino-acid sequence: MKSLYDLHLSNNAKMGIYNNRAVPSAYNELAVEYKAVRENALLVDYSHVAIVSVMGEDAWALVNHMASADVSIIRDEQGMYSLVLNDDGTIRGDIYTLCTPDGYYLISENIAVSELIETLNGLLERADELDIAEIPEIKSMDQEEWGAIMLEGPWSWEILAEVYGFDIIGLPYHEYINQDDGLIVFRCGKHGEFGYMMLGKQTALVELWSKLTDIGEKFLLKTGGLEYQNIVRVENPCWDENIHALYSRNPVELQMQWAIQYDKEDFIGKSSVIDLSQAGAQRKLIGMRPLAENTDIASGDKVMVGEKEVGVIVKAIYSPALQSFIALALIDEDYAWSDIQGFDIRTSLAVISAKTHNVPFLYNLSMLINPIEHNYVEFAKSHIILNESVDSHQK